In Brachybacterium saurashtrense, the genomic stretch AGGAGGTCGCCGCGGCGGACAACGCGCTCACCCGCCTCGCGGCCGAGCGCCCCGAGCTGCTCGAGGCGGACTTCGCGATCCTCGGCGAGCCCACCTCCGCCGCGGTCGAGGGAGGCTGCAAGGGCACGATGAAGCTCGAGGTCACCGCCCGGGGCGTCGCCGCCCACTCCGCCCGCGACTGGGTGGGGGACAACGCGATCCACCGCCTCGCGCCCGTGCTCGAGCGCCTCGCCGCGCACGAGTCCCGCCGCGCCGTGATCGACGGCCTCGAGTACCGCGAGTGCCTCAACGCGGTGGGGATCTCCGGCGGCATCGCCGGCAACGTGATCCCCGACCGCGCCACGGCCCTGCTCAACTACCGCTTCGCCCCGGACACCACCGTCGTCCAGGCGGAGGCGTTCGTGCGCGAGCTGCTGGCCGGGCTCGATCTCGAGATCACCGTCACCGACGCCGCCGGCGGCGCCCTGCCGGGCCTGGACTCGGAGGCGGCCCAGGAGTTCCTCGCCGCCCTGGGGGAGGACGTCCCGGTCGCCGCCAAGCAGGGCTGGACCGACGTCGCGCGCTTCTCCGCGCTCGGCACCCCGGCGGTGAACTTCGGCCCCGGGGACCCGCTGCTCGCCCACACCGACGACGAGCACGTGCCGGTCGCGGATCTCGAGCTGGCGCTGCGCGGTCTGCGCCGCTTCCTCACCCGCTGAGCGCTACGCTCGCAGGATGACTCACGAGGATCGAGAGCGTCACCGCAAGGGGCCGATCACGCTGCGCGGCGCGCAGCGGCCCGCCCGCACCACGGACCAGCGCCTGCTGGAGGAGGACGGCCCGGCGGACTGGGTGCACGCGGACCCGTGGCGGGTGCTGCGGATCCAGGCGGAGTTCGTCGAGGGCTTCGGCGCGCTCGCCGAGCTGGGCCCGGCGATCTCGCTGTTCGGCTCCGCCCGGCTGCGCGAGGACAGCCCCTACTACGACTGCGCCGTCCGGATCGCGCAGGGCGTGGTGGAGATGGGGTACGCGGTGATCACCGGCGGCGGGCCCGGGATCATGGAGGCCGGCAACCGCGGCGCGCAGGAGGCCGGCGGGGTGTCCGTGGGGCTGGGCATCGAGCTGCCCCACGAGCAGGGGATGAACGAGTATGTCGACCTCGGGGTGGACTTCCGCTACTTCTTCGCGCGCAAGACGATGTTCGTGAAGTACTCCAGCGGCTTCGTGGTGATGCCCGGCGGCTTCGGCACCTTCGACGAGCTGTTCGAGGCGCTCTGCCTGATGCAGACCCACAAGATCGACCTGTTCCCCGTGGTGCTGGTGGGGCGCGAGTACTGGCAGGGCCTGCTGGACTGGCTGCGCGGCACCGTGGTCGAGGGCGGGATGGTCAGCCCCGCGGACATCGACCTGCTGCGCGTGGTGGACACCGCCGAGGAGGCGCTGGAGGTGCTGCGCGAGGCGGCGACGAGGGGGCCGGCCGCGTCATGACCGCGGCGAGCCCGATGGTGCTGCTCCTGCTGCTGCTCGCCCTGGTGGTGGCGGTGGCGATGGTGGGGGTCGCGACCGGGCGGCTCGGCGGCGGGCTGGACCTCCCAGCACGCCGCCGGAGGCCCCGACGTGCGCGCAGGTCCCGAGACCTGAGATAATGGCCACCGTACGCGCATTGTCCGTGGCCCCGTCCGGGGGGCCACGCCAGGGCAGTGACTCATCAAGGAGGCACGATGGCTGCTATGAAGCCGCGCACCGGTGACGGTCCGCTCGAGGTCGTGGAGGAGGGTCGCAGCATCATCATGCGCGTCCCGCTCGAAGGGGGAGGCCGCCTGGTCGTCGAGATCGCCGCGTCGGAGGCGGCTGAGCTTCACGAGGCCCTCGAGGGCGTCATCGGCTAGCACGTCACCAGCCTCGGCGTCGGCCCCGCACCGCTCGGTGCGGGGCCGCTGTCGTTCCCGCGGCGATCCGTCCGGGCGGGTCGACGGTGCGGGCCACGGGCCGACGCGGCGGGCAGCGGGCCGACGAGAGCCGACGGGGAGGGCCGCCGTCAGGGGCGCAGCACGGCCGCGAGCACGCCGTCGCCGCTGCCGGTGAGCACGGCGACGAGATCCTCCGCCTCGGAGACGGCCCGCAGCAGGGCGCGCACGGACTGCGTGGTGGCGTCCCGTGCGGTCGGGTCTGGCACCCGGTCGTGGAACAGGGCGTGCGGGATCACCAGCACCCCGCCGGGGCGCAGCAGGCGGCGGGCGTGCTCGAGCAGGTCCAGGGAGTGCGGGGCGTGCGCGGGGAAGCTCACCAGGTCGTAGGCGTGGTCCGTGAGCCGGCCCACCACATCGCGCGGGCGCCCGGCGATGGTGCGCACCCTTGGGGTGCGGATCCCCGCCTCCGCGAAGGCCTCGCGGGCCGCCCGCTGGTTCTCCACCTCCGGATCGATCGTGGTGAGCACCCCGTCGGGATGCATGCCCGAGAGCAGGTAGAGCGAGCCCACCCCGCTGCCGGTTCCGATCTCCACCGCGGAGCGGGCACGCACGGACGCGGCCAGCACGCGCATCAGCGCGCCGGCACCGGGCAGCACCGGGGTGGCGCCGAGCTCGCTGCCGCGCTCCCGGGCGCGCGCGAGCACCCCGTCGTCGGCGAAGAGGGTCGCCTCGTCGAGGAACTCCTCACCGTGGGCCCAGCCGGCCACCTTTCCCGACGGCATCCGTGCATCCTCTCCGTTCATGGCGTGATCTGGCGATCTCTCCGTCCATCGTGCGATCTGGCGATCCTACGACAGCGCCCGCTCCTGTGAGCCCCACCGCCCGTGCGATGCAATAATGTCAGCGCGTCAGCGGATCTCGAGACACACAGGTGGACAATGGGCGGCACTGGATTCTTCGGCCTCGGCGGCTGGGAGCTCGTCGTCCTGCTCATCATCTTCCTGGTGGTCGTGGGCCCGCAGCGGCTCCCGGACGTCACCCGGCAGCTGGTGCGCTGGGTGCGCCAGGCGCGCCGCTGGGTGGACGACTCCCGCACCACCGTCGAGGACGAGATGGGCATCGCCATCGAGGACCTCAAGAAGTACGATCCGCGCCAGTACGATCCGCGCCGCATCATCCGCGAGGCCTGGGGGGACACCGACCTCGAGGACCTGGTGCCCAGCAAGGAGGCGCTGGGCGTCGCCGCCGGCGGCGCGGCGGCCGGTGCCGCCGCCACCGCGACGAAGGGGAAGAAGGGCGCGGCCGGCAAGGACAAGGGCCCGCAGCGCGCCCCCTTCGACGACGAGGCCACCTGAGACCGACTCCGAGACCGCCCGGACCGTTCGGCGCGAGACCGCCCGTCCCCGAGACCGCCGGGCCCGTCGGCGCGCCACCGCCCGGTCCCGTCGCCGGGGGAGCGGCGGCGCCGCGTGGGCGTCAGTGCCGCGTGACCGTCAGCGGCAGCTTCATCCCGCCCAGCCCGCGGGGCTTGCGCACCAGGGAGCGGGCGATGCCCCGCAGCGCGAGCGCGGTGGGGGAGTCGGGCCGGGAGACCACCAGCGGCACCCCCTGATCGGCGCCCTCGCGCAGGGCGGGATCGAGACCCACCCGGCCGAGCACCGGCACGTCGTGGCCGACGGACCGGCCGAGCGCCTGCGCCACCCGGTCGCCGCCGCCGGTGCCGAACACGTCCATCACCGAGCCGTCCGGCAGGGTGAGCCCGGCCATGTTCTCGACCACGCCCGCGATCTCCTGCTCCGTGGAGGTGGAGAGCGATCCGACCCGCTCGGCCACCCCGGAGGCGGACTGCTGCGGGGTGGTGACGACCACCATCTGCGCGCTCGGCAGCAGCTGCGCCACGGAGATCGCGACATCGCCGGTGCCGGGCGGGAGGTCCAGCAGCAGCACGTCGAGGTCTCCCCAGAACACGTCCGAGGCGAACTGCTCGATGGCGCGGTGCATCTTGGGGCCGCGCCACACCACCGCCTGCCCCTCGGGGACGAACATGCCGATGCTCATCACCGCGACGCCGTGCGCCTCGGGCGGCATCAGCAGGTCCGAGACCTTGGTGGGCTGATCGTCGATGCCGAACATGCCCGGCATCGAGAAGCCGTGGATGTCCGCGTCGATCACGCCCACCCGCAGTCCGTCGGCCGCCATCGCGGCGGCGAGGTTCGCGGTGACGGTGGACTTGCCCACCCCGCCTTTCCCGGAGGAGATCGCGAAGATGCGGGTGAGGGAGCCCGGCTGGTTGAAGGGGATCTGGCGCCGGCCCTGGCGCAGGCGGGTGGTGAGCTCCCGGCGCTGCTCCTCGCTCATCGCGCGGGTGGAGACCTCCACCCGCGACAGGCCGGGCACGGTGGCCGTCGCCTCTGCCGTCTCCCGTTCGATCCGGTCCCGCATCGGGCAGCCCTCGATCGTCACCAGCACCTGCACCCGGGCGGTGCCGTCGGCATCGACCTCCACCGAGTCGACCATGCCGAGCTCGGTGAGGGGGCGGTGGATCTCGGGATCCATCACGCCGGAGAGGGCGTCGTGGATGCGGGCGACGCGGTCGTCCTCGGGAGGCGTCGAACTGGTCACTTGGGGTGCTGCTCCTTCTCGGGGGCGGGGGTGGTGGGCGTCTCGGCGGTGCGGCGGTCCAGGGCCGCCTCGACCTCCTCGCGGAGCACGGCGCGCAGCGCCTCCGGATCGACGCCGGGCCGCGGCGACTCCTCCTCGAGCTCCTCGAGGAGGTCGCGCAGCTCGCCGCGCACGAAGTCGCGGGTGGCGACGTCGTTCAGGGCCAGCCGCAGCGAGGCGATCTCACGGGTGATGAAGTCGGTGGTGGCGTGGTTGCGCTCGTTGGACTGGCGGTCCTGCTCGGCCTGGACCCGGTCGCGGTCGTCCTGGCGGTTCTGCGCCAGCAGCAGCAGCGGCGCGGCGTAGGAGGCCTGCAGCGAGAGGATCAGGGTGAGCAGGGTGAAGTTCAGCGCGCGCGGATCGAACTGCGCCGATTCCGGGGCGAGCGAGTTCCAGGTGAGCCACACGGCGCAGAACAGCGTCATCCCCACCAGGAAGGCGGGGGTGCCCATCATGCGCGCGAAGCCCTCGGCGGCGCGGCCGAAGGCGTCGCCGCGCAGGGGGTTGCGCAGCAGCTGGCCCCGGCGCGGCGAGGGGTCGTCGAGCGGCCCGGGAGTGTGCTCGGCCATGCTCAGTCCCCCTTCGTGCGGTCCGTGCGGTCGTCCTCCTCGCCGCTGCGCGCGGTGGCGCGGGCGATCTCCGAGAGATCGATCTGTCCGGTGGTCGGCGGCGGCTCGTCCTGCTCGCGCCAGTCATCGGGCAGCACGTGGTCGAGCACGTCGTCCACGGTCACGGCGCCCAGCAGGCGGCCGTCGTCGTCCACCACCGGGATGGAGACGAGGTTGTAGGTCGCCATCTCGCGGGTCACCGTGGACAGCGGTGCACGGGGATCCACGGCCACCTTGTCCTGGTCGATGATCTCGCCGACGGGCCGGTCCGGGCGCTCCCGCAGGAGCTGCTGGAAGTGGACGATGCCCAGCAGCTTCCCGGTGGGGGTCTCCAGCGGCGAGCGGCACACGTGCACCGTGGAGGCGAGCGCGGCGTGGATCGCCTCCCGGCTGATCATCGCCAGGCAGTGCGCCACCGGGGTCTCCGGCGCCACGACCAGCGGCTCGGTGGTCATCATGCCGCCGGCGGTGTACTCGTCGTACGCCAGCAGGCGGCGCACGTCCTCCGCCTCCTCCGGCTCCATCAGGTTCAGCAGCTGGGAGGCGACGGCGTCCGGCAGCTCCTGGACCAGGTCCGCGGCGTCGTCGGGATCCATCGCGTCGAGGATGTCCGCGGCGCGCTTGGCGTCCAGCCCGGTGACCACCTCGACCCGGATGTCCTCCGGCAGCTCCTCGAGCACGTCCGCGAGCCGCTCGTCGGCCAGCTCCCCGGCGAGCTCGATCCGTCGCTTGGGCTCCAGCTCCTGGATGATCTCGGCGAGATCGGCCGGGTTGAGGTCCTGGTAGGAGGCGGCCAGCAGGTGCGCGGACTGCTCCGCCTGGCTGCCGTACAGCCCCGCCACCTCGGAGAGCTCGACGGTGAGGGTCTGGCCGCGGGAGACGAGCCGGCTCAGCGAGCTGCCGCGACGGCGCCGCAGGTGCAGGCGCGAGACCTCCCAGTCGCGGTGGCGGTTCTGATCCAGCGCGATGTCCAGCACCGTCGCCTCGCCGGTGCCGTCCTGCAGCGTCACCACCCGGTCCAGCAGATCGCCGATCACCAGCAGCTCGCCGGTGCGCTTCTCGAAGCGGCGCACGTTCAGCACCCCGGTGGAGATCACCTGGCCGGGGGAGATGGAGGTGACCCGCGTGATCGGCAGGAACACGCGCCGCTTGGCGCCCACCTCCACCACCAGGCCCACGGCCCGGGCGCTGGTGCGGCTGGAGGGCACCACCACCACGTCGCGCACCGTCGCCACCATGTCCCCGATCGGATCGAAGACGCTGGTGCCGGCCAGTCGCGCCGCGTAGAAGCGGGGCTGCGCGGCGGTGCTCACCGCTGCATCTCGGCGATCCAGGCCTCGACGTCCTCGGCACGCCGCGGCGCGGCGGCGGAGAGGTTCTCGACCCCGTCGGCGGTGACCAGCACGTCGTCCTCGATGCGCACGCCGATGCCGCGCAGCTCCTCGGGCACCAGCAGGTCGTTCTCCTTGAAGTACAGGCCCGGCTCGATGGTGAACACCATCCCCGGCACCAGCTCGGCGTCGAGGTACATCTCGCGCCGCGCCTGGGCGCAGTCGTGCACGTCCATGCCCAGGTGATGGCTGGTGCCGTGCGGCATCCAGCGCCGGTGCCACTGCCCCTCGGGAGCCAGGGACTCCGCGGCGGTGCCCGGCAGCAGCCCCCACTCCTCCAGGCGCGCGGCCAGCACCTCCATCGCCGCGGTGTGCAGGTCGCGGAAGCGCAGCCCCGGGCGGGCCACCGCGAAGGAGGCGTCGGCGGCCTCCAGCACGGCGTCGTACACCCGGCGCTGCACGGGGGAGAAGGTGCCGGAGACCGGCAGGGTGCGGGTGACGTCCGCGGTGTACAGCGAGTCGATCTCCACGCCGGCGTCCACCAGCACCAGCTCGTCGGGGCGCACCGCACCGTCGTTGCGGGTCCAGTGCAGGGTGCAGGCGTGGTCGCCCGCCGCGGCGATGGTGTCGTAGCCCACGCCGTTGCCGTCGGCGCGCGCGGTCGCGGCGAAGGCGCCCTCGATCACGCGCTCCCCGCGCGGATGGCCCACGGCCCGGGGGAGGCTGCGGATCACGTCCTCGAAGCCGCGCAGGGTCGCGTCGACCGCCTGGCGCATCTGGCGGATCTCGTACTCGTCCTTGACCAGGCGGGCCTCGCTGGCGGCCTCCTTGAGGGCGGCGCGCTCCGCGGCGGCGTCCTCCCCGTCGGGCAGGCCGTTCTGCTCCCGGATCTCGGCGACCATCGCCTCCACGCCCGCATCGACCTCGGGCATCACCGTCAGCGACAGCTGGGCGCCGACGTCCTTGGCGAGGTGGTCGCGCAGCTCGTCGATGTGTCGCACCTCGATGCCGAGCCGCTGGGAGGCCTCGGCCACGGTGGGGCGACGCCCCACCCACATCTCGCCGTAGCGGGAATCGGCGTAGAACTCGCTGGTGTCGAAGCCGGCGCGGGGCCGGAAGAAGTAGGTCGCCTCGGCGCGGGCCGGGTCCTCCGCGGACGGCTCGACGACGAGCACGCTGTCGGGCTCCTCGTCGGTGCCCAGCCCCGCGTAGTACGCGAAGGCGGAGTCGGGGCGGAAGGGGTAGTCGGTGTCGTTCGAGCGCACCTTGAGCACGCCCGCGGGCAGCACCATCCGGGTCGCCGGCAGGCGGCCCACCAGGGCGTCGCGGCGTGCGGGCGTGTGATCGGCCGCCTCGCGGCGTTCGGCGTCCGGCACCGTCTCGTCCCAGCCGGAGGAGATGAACGCCCGGAACGCCTCGCTGCTGGGGCGCTGCGAGCGGGAGTCCCCCCGGGAGGCGAGGTCCTTCATCCGCTCGCCGTTGGTGGTGCCGTCGGTGCTGGTCTCGGTGTTCTCGGTGCTCACCCCACGATGTTCTCACGGCCCGGTCTACCCTGGGAGCATGAGTGAGAGGTCAGACTCCCCGGCGACGCAGCGCATCGACCTGCACTCGCACAGCACCTGCTCGGACGGCACCACCTCCGTCCCGGAACTGTTCGCGCAGGCGCGCGCGGCCGGGTTGGACGTGCTGGCGCTCACCGACCACGACACCGTGGAGGGCTGGCCGCAGCTGCCCGCCGCGGTCGCCGCCAGCGGCGTCGCGGCCGTGCCCGGCATCGAGGTCTCCTGCGAGCAGGGGCACCGCAGCGTGCACCTGCTGGCCCTGCTGGTGGACCCGTCCGGGCACACCGACCTGGCCGCCGAGATGGCCGAGGCGCGCTCCTCCCGCATCGAGCGCGCCCGGCGCATGGTCGCGCTGATCGGGGAGGACCACCCGGTCTGCTGGGAGGACGTGCTCGCGCAGGTGGCGGGGGAGGAGACGGTGATCGGACGGCCCCACATCGCCGACGCCCTCGTCGCCGCGGGGGTGGTGCCGGACCGGTCCACGGCGTTCACCGAGATACTGCGCCCGACGGGTCCCTACTACGTGCCCTACTACGCGCCCTCGCCGCTCGAGGCGGTGGCCGCGATCCGGGAGGCCGGCGGCGTCTCCGTGATCGCGCACCCCGGCTCCGTCACCCGCGACGACGACCTGCCGGTGGAGCTGCTCGAGGAGCTCGTGGAGGCCGGGCTGGACGGTGTGGAGGTGCACCACCGAGAGCACGACGACGCCGAACGGGAGCGGCTCGGCGCCTTCGCCGCACGGCACGACCTGCTGGTCACCGGCGGCAGCGACTTCCACGGCACGGGCAAGCCCAACCGGCTGGGCGAGCACCTCACCGCGCTCGAGGTGCTCGCGGAGATCGAACGCCGCGCCACCAGCGGAACCTCCGTGCTCCGCCCCTGAGCTCCGCGCTGGACGCGCCTCCGGCGGCGGCACGGGAGCACCGCGGCTCCCGCGACCCGCTCCGACGGCGCCGGGCCCCGACGACGCGAAGTCGTCGAGGCCCGGCGCGCGGAGGGCGGGGAGGGCTCAGCCCTCGGAGCCGCCGTGTGAGGAGCCGCCGTTCGAGGAGCCGCCACGACTGCGGCTGCGACCACGGCCGCCGCGTGAACGCCGCCGACGGTTCGAGGAGCCGCCGCCCGACTCGGAGGAGTCGCCCTCGTCCCCGGGGCCGTTCGACGGCGCCTCGCCGCCTGCGCCGTCGCCGCCGACGACCTCGCCGTGCACCCGGCGGGTGCGCGAGCGGGAGCGCTGGCGACGCGGACGCTCGGAGGACTCGCCGCCCGCCTCGTCCCGCGCGGGGGCGTCCTCGCGCGGCCCGCCGTCGCTCTCGCCGCGCGCCTCCCCGCCGCCGCGACGCGCACCGCGGGAACGGCCCTCGCCGCGCCCGCCGCGGTCGCGGCCGCCCCGGCCGCTCTCGCGCCCGCCGCGGCCCTCGCCGCGCGGGGCCCGACCGGCCGCGTCGGGACCGCCGAGATCCTCGATCTCCTCCGCGTCCAGGCCCTCCCGCGTGCGCCGGTCCTTCGGCAGTGTGCCCTTGGCGTCGGTGGGGATGTCGAGATCGGTGAACAGGTGGTCGGAGGTGGAGTAGGTCTCCACGGCCTCGGTCGACTCCAGTCCCAGCTGCCGGGCGATCAGGCCCCAGCGCGCGAGGTCCTCCCAGTCCACGAACGTGATCGCGGTGCCCTTCTTGCCCGCGCGGCCGGTGCGGCCGGTGCGGTGGAGGTAGGTCTTGTCGTCGTCGGGGCAGTTCCAGTTCACGACGTGGGTGACGTCGGTGACGTCGATGCCGCGGGCGGCGACGTCGGTCGCCACCAGCACGTCGATCTTGCCGTTGCGGAAGGCGCGCAGCGCCTGCTCACGCGCCCCCTGTCCCAGATCGCCGTGCAGCGGGGCGGCGGCGAATCCGCGGTCCGCGAGATCGCCGGCCACCCGGTCCGCCTGGCGCTTGGTGCGCATGAAGATGATGGACAGGCCGCGGCCTCGGGCCTGCAGCACCCGGGCCATCACCTCGATCTTGTCGAGCTGGTGAGCGCGGTAGACCACCTGCTTGATGTCCGCCTTGGTGCGGGCCTCGTCGCCGGGGTCGTGGGCGCGGATGTGGGTGGGCTGCAGCATGAACCGGCGCGCGAGCGCCATGATCGGGCCGGGCATCGTGGCCGAGAACAGCATCGTCTGCCGGTTCGTGGGCACCGCCTGCAGCAGCTTCTCGATGTCCTCGAGGAAGCCCAGGTCGAGCATCTCGTCGGCCTCGTCGAGCACCGCGGTGCGCACCTGGGAGAGGTCCAGGTGCTTCTGGCGCATCAGGTCGATGAGACGGCCCGGCGTGCCCACCACCACCTCGACGCCCTTCTCGAGCGCCTCGATCTGCGGCTCGTAGGCGCGGCCGCCGTAGACGGTGAGGATGCGGATCGGGCGCTTCGCCGAGGCGGTCTCGAGATCGTGCGCCACCTGCACCGCGAGCTCGCGGGTGGGCAGCACGACGAGCGCCTGCGGCCTCCCGATCGGGCGGTCCTGCGGGTTCGGCTCGCCGGGGGCGACGGAGTTCTGCAGCAGCGGGATGCCGAATCCGAGGGTCTTGCCGGTGCCGGTCTTGGCCTGGCCGATGATGTCGCGGCCGCGGAGGGCCACCGGCAGGGTCAGGGCCTGGATCGGGAAGGGCGTGGTGATGCCCTTGGCGGCGAGCGCCTCGACGATGTCGGCGCGGACGTCGAAGTCGGCGAAGGTCTTCTGCGGGTCGGGGGTGCCGGAGCTCTGCTCGACGGCGGGGGAGGCCGACACGGCCTCATCGGTGTGCGGGATGGTTTCAGGCACCGTTCAACTCTCTGGTCATGGATGTGCATGGCCATGGTAGCCCCCGAGGGTGCGCGGGCGGCGGGGATGTGCGCGGACTATCCCTCGCCGCCCTGCCCCTCGCCCTCGTCGCCGGCGCCGCTCTCGCCGCCGCCGTCGCTCACCTCCGGCAGCGGGCTCACCGGATCGGTGGGGGTGACGCGGTCCTCGTCCGGCAGGCCCTCGCCCGGCTCCACCTCCTGCTCCGGCGGCACCGTGCCCTCCGGGGTCTCGGCGTCCTCGGGGATCTCCAGCTCCGGGTGCTCCAGCGGCATCTGGGTGCGCTGGATCGACACGGAGACCAGGCCCAGGCCGCCCATCGTGATGTCGTCGTAGGCGACCAGCCGCTCCGTCTCCCGGTCGAAGTAGAGCATCCGGGCGGTGAGGTCCAGCGGGTCCTCGCCGCGCAGCACGGGCTGCACCCCGCCGGAGGCGAGGGCGCCGCCGGTGGAGCCGACGGTCAGCCAGTCCGTGCCCGAGCCGTCCCTGTCCAGCTCCACGTTCGAGGTGTGCATGTGGCCGGAGAGCACCAGCGGGGCGCGGCCCAGCAGGCCCTCGGGCTTGGTGGGGTCGTGGATGAGCGCCAGGTCCACCGGGTCCTCGGGATTCTCCGCGTCGTAGGACTCGATGGTGTCTCCCAGCTGGAAGGCGCTGGCGATCACGGCCTCGTCGCCCTCGCGCCAGCCGCCGGCGTCGGAGTCGTCGTCCGCCGCGAAGCGGGGGTCTCCGATTCCGGCGACCTCCAGACCGGAGACCTCCACCACCTGGTTGTCCACCACGGTGGCGTTGGGCTGCGCCTCGATCGTCGCTGCGGCGGCGGCGCCGTCGTGGTTGCCGCTGATGTACACGTAGGGCACGCCGAGCGTGCCGATGGTGTTCAGCAGCTCGTTCTCCACCGGGGTTCCCCAGGAGACGATGTCGCCGGTGTCGATGACGGCGTCGATCGCGAACTGGGTGTGGAGCTGCTCGATGACGTCGTAGGCCTGCGGATTGTCGTGGATGTCGGACACGTGCAGGATCGTGATCACGTTCTCCTGGTCCAGTCCCACCGGCAGCGAGTCCGCGGCGATGTACAGCGCGGAGACCTGGCCCACGAACTCCGCGAGGGTGTCGCGGTAGCTCTGGTAGTCGATCGCGGTGTCATGGCCCAGATCGGCGACGTACGCGGCCTGCGAGAGGAGTCCCTCGAACCGCG encodes the following:
- a CDS encoding DEAD/DEAH box helicase, encoding MPETIPHTDEAVSASPAVEQSSGTPDPQKTFADFDVRADIVEALAAKGITTPFPIQALTLPVALRGRDIIGQAKTGTGKTLGFGIPLLQNSVAPGEPNPQDRPIGRPQALVVLPTRELAVQVAHDLETASAKRPIRILTVYGGRAYEPQIEALEKGVEVVVGTPGRLIDLMRQKHLDLSQVRTAVLDEADEMLDLGFLEDIEKLLQAVPTNRQTMLFSATMPGPIMALARRFMLQPTHIRAHDPGDEARTKADIKQVVYRAHQLDKIEVMARVLQARGRGLSIIFMRTKRQADRVAGDLADRGFAAAPLHGDLGQGAREQALRAFRNGKIDVLVATDVAARGIDVTDVTHVVNWNCPDDDKTYLHRTGRTGRAGKKGTAITFVDWEDLARWGLIARQLGLESTEAVETYSTSDHLFTDLDIPTDAKGTLPKDRRTREGLDAEEIEDLGGPDAAGRAPRGEGRGGRESGRGGRDRGGRGEGRSRGARRGGGEARGESDGGPREDAPARDEAGGESSERPRRQRSRSRTRRVHGEVVGGDGAGGEAPSNGPGDEGDSSESGGGSSNRRRRSRGGRGRSRSRGGSSNGGSSHGGSEG
- a CDS encoding metallophosphoesterase family protein, giving the protein MTSHEADPTPDPRPADEGSGAAASPPEERDETPVHRRRRRRRRERLLHVTTTTVVAVLGGIVGLLLVPATSVEVGPLTASVHLRPSLTSETVLLLPPVGEVSFDSHTAPVRIEARVRGVDIDKAEALFYADSGFAELQRSAPETLAAAAAKNAAMNALFGAVGAGLAVGMTFRRVRRAVLAGGSAVAVVGASAAATSVTFSPASLDQPRFEGLLSQAAYVADLGHDTAIDYQSYRDTLAEFVGQVSALYIAADSLPVGLDQENVITILHVSDIHDNPQAYDVIEQLHTQFAIDAVIDTGDIVSWGTPVENELLNTIGTLGVPYVYISGNHDGAAAAATIEAQPNATVVDNQVVEVSGLEVAGIGDPRFAADDDSDAGGWREGDEAVIASAFQLGDTIESYDAENPEDPVDLALIHDPTKPEGLLGRAPLVLSGHMHTSNVELDRDGSGTDWLTVGSTGGALASGGVQPVLRGEDPLDLTARMLYFDRETERLVAYDDITMGGLGLVSVSIQRTQMPLEHPELEIPEDAETPEGTVPPEQEVEPGEGLPDEDRVTPTDPVSPLPEVSDGGGESGAGDEGEGQGGEG